The genomic DNA AGCGCTTACCCATCATGCGCTGGGAGCTATTTTTTTAGGAGCATCAGAAGGCGCGTTCCATTGCCTTCATGGGTGTCTTTTCAGCGCTGCACGGCACGCTGCGGCTTGGGGCGCATGCCTGGGGTGACGTTCAGGTCCACCACGGTATCGCCACGCTGCACGGCAAAGGGCGTGGCCGTGCCGGGCTTGAGCGCTGCCACGGCCGTGAGCAGTTCGGAGACGTTGCCCACGCCCTTGCCGTCAACCCGCACGATCACGTCGCCGGGGCGCAGGCCGGCCTGGGCGGCGGGGCCATCCTGCAGCACGCCGGTGATGATGACGCCCTCGGTGGCTTTCACGCCAAAGGTTTCGGCCAGCTCGGGCGAGAGTTCGTTGGGCTCCACGCCGATCCAGCCGCGGGTGACCCGGCCGTCCTTGACGATGCCGTCCAGCACCAGCCGGGCGGTGGACACCGGAATGGCAAAACCGATGCCCATGCTGCCGCCCGAGCGCGAGTAGATGGCCGTGTTGATGCCCAGCAGGTTGCCGTTCACGTCCACCAGCGCGCCGCCCGAGTTGCCGGGGTTGATGGCCGCGTCGGTCTGGATGAAATTTTCGAAGGTGTTGATCCCGAGCTGGCTGCGGCCCAGCGCGCTGATGATGCCGCTGGTCACCGTCTGGCCCACGCCAAAGGGGTTGCCGATGGCCAGCACCCGGTCGCCCACGGCCACCTGGTCGGAGTTGCCCAGCACGATCACGGGCAGCTTGTCGAGTTCGACCTTGAGGATGGCCAGATCGGTGTCGGGGTCGGTGCCGATCACGGTGGCGCGGGCACGGCGGCTGTCGGTCAGCGTGACCTCGATCTCGTCGGCGCCTTCCACCACATGGTTGTTGGTCAGGATGTAGCCGTCGGGGCTGATGATCACCCCGCTGCCCAGCCCCGCCTGGGACTGACTTCCCTGGTCGCCAAAGAAGAACTGGAACCAGGGGTCGTTGCTGCGCGGGTGCCGCACTTCCTTGCTGGTGTTGATGCTGACCACGGCAGGCGCGGCCTTGCGGGCGGCGCTGCTGAGGCTTCCTGCTTGCGGCTGCGCCGAAGCCGTGGCGGGCGCTTCGATCAGCGCAATGCCAGCGCCCGAGCGCATGGCGCCGCTGCGGATCCAGTCAGGTTGCAGCGTGGCAACAACGAAATAGGCC from Acidovorax sp. T1 includes the following:
- a CDS encoding S1C family serine protease; this encodes MKRFWLLFSQTVTVFVAAYFVVATLQPDWIRSGAMRSGAGIALIEAPATASAQPQAGSLSSAARKAAPAVVSINTSKEVRHPRSNDPWFQFFFGDQGSQSQAGLGSGVIISPDGYILTNNHVVEGADEIEVTLTDSRRARATVIGTDPDTDLAILKVELDKLPVIVLGNSDQVAVGDRVLAIGNPFGVGQTVTSGIISALGRSQLGINTFENFIQTDAAINPGNSGGALVDVNGNLLGINTAIYSRSGGSMGIGFAIPVSTARLVLDGIVKDGRVTRGWIGVEPNELSPELAETFGVKATEGVIITGVLQDGPAAQAGLRPGDVIVRVDGKGVGNVSELLTAVAALKPGTATPFAVQRGDTVVDLNVTPGMRPKPQRAVQR